A genomic segment from Aerosakkonema funiforme FACHB-1375 encodes:
- a CDS encoding VOC family protein, giving the protein MLSSPQSQTAALVPGSLRSVHHIALNVKDMQASRHFYGNILGLHELTGDEVPKTLVDLVAAGKVANFVTPDGTVIDLFWEPELSPPDADPSRAFTRANHLAFDIAPQLFDTALEVLKQHQVQIDSGPVTRPTGRGIYFYDPDGLIIEIRCDPLPGGA; this is encoded by the coding sequence ATGCTGTCTAGCCCCCAATCCCAAACGGCTGCGCTTGTTCCAGGAAGTCTGCGTAGCGTTCATCATATCGCCTTGAACGTCAAAGATATGCAGGCTTCTCGTCATTTTTACGGAAATATCTTGGGATTGCACGAACTCACAGGGGATGAAGTTCCCAAAACGCTAGTTGATTTGGTAGCGGCTGGGAAAGTTGCCAACTTCGTTACTCCAGATGGTACGGTGATCGATTTATTTTGGGAACCGGAACTATCGCCGCCAGATGCAGACCCCAGTCGCGCTTTTACTCGCGCCAATCATTTAGCCTTTGATATCGCTCCACAGTTATTCGATACAGCACTTGAGGTGCTGAAACAGCATCAAGTGCAAATAGATAGTGGCCCAGTAACTCGTCCTACGGGAAGAGGAATTTATTTTTACGACCCGGATGGTTTGATTATCGAAATTCGCTGCGACCCGTTGCCAGGTGGGGCTTAG